The Arachis hypogaea cultivar Tifrunner chromosome 14, arahy.Tifrunner.gnm2.J5K5, whole genome shotgun sequence genome has a segment encoding these proteins:
- the LOC112742746 gene encoding 3'-5' exonuclease-like produces the protein MTIHIRHYDITHNKYEVIFHGNFIDTCLTSDPSIVDDWVQAMSSHFGFSSNHNRLIGLDVEWNPNTQRNAPRNPVATLQLCQGENCLVYQILHAPYIPRSLVDFLRSRNNMFVGAGIEADAQKLLEDYNLHVTNCMDLRMLAEHVLVDYSSCLSLFSLSSLIMKFPISRS, from the coding sequence ATGACGATTCACATCCGCCACTACGACATCACCCACAACAAGTACGAAGTCATCTTCCATGGAAACTTCATCGACACCTGCCTAACCTCTGACCCTTCCATAGTCGACGACTGGGTCCAAGCCATGAGCAGCCACTTCGGCTTCAGCAGCAACCACAACCGCCTCATCGGCCTCGACGTCGAATGGAATCCAAACACTCAGCGCAACGCGCCTCGTAACCCCGTCGCCACACTCCAACTCTGCCAGGGCGAGAACTGCCTCGTCTACCAGATATTGCACGCGCCTTACATCCCGCGGTCGCTGGTGGATTTTCTCAGAAGCCGCAATAACATGTTCGTTGGGGCTGGGATCGAGGCGGACGCTCAGAAGCTTCTAGAAGACTACAACCTCCACGTGACAAACTGCATGGACCTTCGGATGCTTGCGGAGCACGTGCTGGTGGATTATTCTTCATGTTTAAGTTTGTTTAGTTTGTCTTCGCTGATCATGAAATTCCCCATAAGTCGTTCCTAA